A DNA window from Engystomops pustulosus chromosome 10, aEngPut4.maternal, whole genome shotgun sequence contains the following coding sequences:
- the LOC140103631 gene encoding very-long-chain enoyl-CoA reductase-like isoform X3: MASWRGLPHRAIMSSSRISFFEVEILDCKTKQQLCFLDKILSGIQQDNQYEGRSLKDEEVLRELPVGTTATLYFRDLGPQIGWTMVFLTEYAGPLFVYFLFYFRMPFFYGLAKAFTSSPHSVVHLACCCHSFHYIKRLIETIFVHRFSHGTMPLKSIVKNCFYYWGFAAWLAYYINHPLYTPPSYGKKQISLSMIMFLICETGNFSIHIALSNLKIDGSRSRRYPFPTRNPFTWLFFFVSCPNYTYEVGSWISFTVMTQCVPVGLFTLIGFIQMTIWAKEKHHRYIREFKDYPRIRMSIIPFLL; this comes from the exons GTAGAAATCCTAGACTGCAAAACCAAGCAGCAATTGTGTTTTCTAGATAAG atCCTCAGTGGTATCCAGCAAGACAATCAATACG AGGGAAGGTCATTAAAAGATGAAGAAGTCCTGCGAGAGCTTCCAGTTGGCACCACAGCTACCTTATATTTTAGAGACTTAGGTCCTCAGATTGGATGGACTATG GTTTTTCTAACAGAATACGCAGGGCCACTTTTTGTATACTTTTTGTTCTATTTTCGGATGCCTTTTTTCTACGGATTAGCCAAGGCTTTTACATCAAGTCCACACTCAGTTGTACA CTTGGCTTGCTGCTGTCATTCGTTCCACTATATCAAAAGATTGATTGAAACCATATTTGTCCATCGATTCTCACATGGGACAATGCCGCTGAAGAGTATAGTAAAG AACTGCTTCTACTACTGGGGGTTTGCTGCGTGGCTTGCATACTATATCAATCACCCTCTTTACACCCCACCCT catatgggaaaaagcagatCAGCTTATCTATGATCATGTTTCTA aTATGTGAAACTGGTAATTTCTCTATCCATATAGCTTTAAGTAATCTGAAAATAGACG GTTCCAGGTCGCGGAGGTATCCCTTCCCAACACGAAATCCTTTTACATGGTTGTTTTTCTTTGTGTCATGTCCTAACTATACCTATGAG GTGGGAAGTTGGATCAGTTTCACCGTGATGACCCAATGTGTTCCAG TTGGACTCTTTACGTTGATTGGTTTCATTCAGATGACAATCTGGGCAAAGGAGAAACATCACAGATATATCAGGGAATTCAAGGACTATCCAAGAATCCGGATGTCAATAATCCCTTTTTTACTGTGA
- the LOC140103631 gene encoding very-long-chain enoyl-CoA reductase-like isoform X2, with amino-acid sequence MWQVEILDCKTKQQLCFLDKVEPNHTVNDIKLMFHKCYPQWYPARQSIRLDPKGRSLKDEEVLRELPVGTTATLYFRDLGPQIGWTMVFLTEYAGPLFVYFLFYFRMPFFYGLAKAFTSSPHSVVHLACCCHSFHYIKRLIETIFVHRFSHGTMPLKSIVKNCFYYWGFAAWLAYYINHPLYTPPSYGKKQISLSMIMFLICETGNFSIHIALSNLKIDGSRSRRYPFPTRNPFTWLFFFVSCPNYTYEVGSWISFTVMTQCVPVGLFTLIGFIQMTIWAKEKHHRYIREFKDYPRIRMSIIPFLL; translated from the exons GTAGAAATCCTAGACTGCAAAACCAAGCAGCAATTGTGTTTTCTAGATAAG GTAGAACCCAATCATACGGTTAATGACATCAAATTGATGTTTCATAAATGTT atCCTCAGTGGTATCCAGCAAGACAATCAATACGGTTAGACCCCA AGGGAAGGTCATTAAAAGATGAAGAAGTCCTGCGAGAGCTTCCAGTTGGCACCACAGCTACCTTATATTTTAGAGACTTAGGTCCTCAGATTGGATGGACTATG GTTTTTCTAACAGAATACGCAGGGCCACTTTTTGTATACTTTTTGTTCTATTTTCGGATGCCTTTTTTCTACGGATTAGCCAAGGCTTTTACATCAAGTCCACACTCAGTTGTACA CTTGGCTTGCTGCTGTCATTCGTTCCACTATATCAAAAGATTGATTGAAACCATATTTGTCCATCGATTCTCACATGGGACAATGCCGCTGAAGAGTATAGTAAAG AACTGCTTCTACTACTGGGGGTTTGCTGCGTGGCTTGCATACTATATCAATCACCCTCTTTACACCCCACCCT catatgggaaaaagcagatCAGCTTATCTATGATCATGTTTCTA aTATGTGAAACTGGTAATTTCTCTATCCATATAGCTTTAAGTAATCTGAAAATAGACG GTTCCAGGTCGCGGAGGTATCCCTTCCCAACACGAAATCCTTTTACATGGTTGTTTTTCTTTGTGTCATGTCCTAACTATACCTATGAG GTGGGAAGTTGGATCAGTTTCACCGTGATGACCCAATGTGTTCCAG TTGGACTCTTTACGTTGATTGGTTTCATTCAGATGACAATCTGGGCAAAGGAGAAACATCACAGATATATCAGGGAATTCAAGGACTATCCAAGAATCCGGATGTCAATAATCCCTTTTTTACTGTGA
- the LOC140103631 gene encoding very-long-chain enoyl-CoA reductase-like isoform X4 yields the protein MWQVEILDCKTKQQLCFLDKILSGIQQDNQYEGRSLKDEEVLRELPVGTTATLYFRDLGPQIGWTMVFLTEYAGPLFVYFLFYFRMPFFYGLAKAFTSSPHSVVHLACCCHSFHYIKRLIETIFVHRFSHGTMPLKSIVKNCFYYWGFAAWLAYYINHPLYTPPSYGKKQISLSMIMFLICETGNFSIHIALSNLKIDGSRSRRYPFPTRNPFTWLFFFVSCPNYTYEVGSWISFTVMTQCVPVGLFTLIGFIQMTIWAKEKHHRYIREFKDYPRIRMSIIPFLL from the exons GTAGAAATCCTAGACTGCAAAACCAAGCAGCAATTGTGTTTTCTAGATAAG atCCTCAGTGGTATCCAGCAAGACAATCAATACG AGGGAAGGTCATTAAAAGATGAAGAAGTCCTGCGAGAGCTTCCAGTTGGCACCACAGCTACCTTATATTTTAGAGACTTAGGTCCTCAGATTGGATGGACTATG GTTTTTCTAACAGAATACGCAGGGCCACTTTTTGTATACTTTTTGTTCTATTTTCGGATGCCTTTTTTCTACGGATTAGCCAAGGCTTTTACATCAAGTCCACACTCAGTTGTACA CTTGGCTTGCTGCTGTCATTCGTTCCACTATATCAAAAGATTGATTGAAACCATATTTGTCCATCGATTCTCACATGGGACAATGCCGCTGAAGAGTATAGTAAAG AACTGCTTCTACTACTGGGGGTTTGCTGCGTGGCTTGCATACTATATCAATCACCCTCTTTACACCCCACCCT catatgggaaaaagcagatCAGCTTATCTATGATCATGTTTCTA aTATGTGAAACTGGTAATTTCTCTATCCATATAGCTTTAAGTAATCTGAAAATAGACG GTTCCAGGTCGCGGAGGTATCCCTTCCCAACACGAAATCCTTTTACATGGTTGTTTTTCTTTGTGTCATGTCCTAACTATACCTATGAG GTGGGAAGTTGGATCAGTTTCACCGTGATGACCCAATGTGTTCCAG TTGGACTCTTTACGTTGATTGGTTTCATTCAGATGACAATCTGGGCAAAGGAGAAACATCACAGATATATCAGGGAATTCAAGGACTATCCAAGAATCCGGATGTCAATAATCCCTTTTTTACTGTGA
- the LOC140103631 gene encoding very-long-chain enoyl-CoA reductase-like isoform X1, with protein sequence MASWRGLPHRAIMSSSRISFFEVEILDCKTKQQLCFLDKVEPNHTVNDIKLMFHKCYPQWYPARQSIRLDPKGRSLKDEEVLRELPVGTTATLYFRDLGPQIGWTMVFLTEYAGPLFVYFLFYFRMPFFYGLAKAFTSSPHSVVHLACCCHSFHYIKRLIETIFVHRFSHGTMPLKSIVKNCFYYWGFAAWLAYYINHPLYTPPSYGKKQISLSMIMFLICETGNFSIHIALSNLKIDGSRSRRYPFPTRNPFTWLFFFVSCPNYTYEVGSWISFTVMTQCVPVGLFTLIGFIQMTIWAKEKHHRYIREFKDYPRIRMSIIPFLL encoded by the exons GTAGAAATCCTAGACTGCAAAACCAAGCAGCAATTGTGTTTTCTAGATAAG GTAGAACCCAATCATACGGTTAATGACATCAAATTGATGTTTCATAAATGTT atCCTCAGTGGTATCCAGCAAGACAATCAATACGGTTAGACCCCA AGGGAAGGTCATTAAAAGATGAAGAAGTCCTGCGAGAGCTTCCAGTTGGCACCACAGCTACCTTATATTTTAGAGACTTAGGTCCTCAGATTGGATGGACTATG GTTTTTCTAACAGAATACGCAGGGCCACTTTTTGTATACTTTTTGTTCTATTTTCGGATGCCTTTTTTCTACGGATTAGCCAAGGCTTTTACATCAAGTCCACACTCAGTTGTACA CTTGGCTTGCTGCTGTCATTCGTTCCACTATATCAAAAGATTGATTGAAACCATATTTGTCCATCGATTCTCACATGGGACAATGCCGCTGAAGAGTATAGTAAAG AACTGCTTCTACTACTGGGGGTTTGCTGCGTGGCTTGCATACTATATCAATCACCCTCTTTACACCCCACCCT catatgggaaaaagcagatCAGCTTATCTATGATCATGTTTCTA aTATGTGAAACTGGTAATTTCTCTATCCATATAGCTTTAAGTAATCTGAAAATAGACG GTTCCAGGTCGCGGAGGTATCCCTTCCCAACACGAAATCCTTTTACATGGTTGTTTTTCTTTGTGTCATGTCCTAACTATACCTATGAG GTGGGAAGTTGGATCAGTTTCACCGTGATGACCCAATGTGTTCCAG TTGGACTCTTTACGTTGATTGGTTTCATTCAGATGACAATCTGGGCAAAGGAGAAACATCACAGATATATCAGGGAATTCAAGGACTATCCAAGAATCCGGATGTCAATAATCCCTTTTTTACTGTGA